The Treponema sp. OMZ 790 genome includes the window ATTATGATTTTGTGCTTTATCATAGTGAATAAATTTATCGAGAAAAATTCGGAGGTTAAATGAAACGGAATAATAAATATAAAGAAAAGAATGTGACGGTTTTAGGTAAAGAAACCGTTTTTGACGGAGTGATGAAATTTTCTGAAAGTTTGCAAATTGAAGGTAAATTTATCGGTGCCATAGATTCTCAAGGTTCTTTACATGTGTCAAAAAGTGCCGATTGCAGAGTTCAGTATGTAAAGGCTGCTTCTATTACCGTTGAAGGCTCTGTTGTCGGGTCCCTTTCTGCTGCCGATAAAGTTGATTTAAAATCCGGATGTTCCGTTAAAGGCGATATTACAGCCGGGAAGTTAAGAATAGCCGACAAGGTTTCTTTTGAGGGCTCTGTCAGAATGATTAAAAATACCGGTGTTCCCGAAAAAAACTTTTTTTCGATAAAGTCGGAGCAGCTTAAAGAACAGCTTAGCCGTCAATAATTTAAAAGCTTTTAAGGTAAAGCTGAGTGATTGATTTTGAACTTGTAAAAAAAGTTTTTTTTGTTCTAAAAGAAAGAGACATAAAACTTATAACCTGCGAATCATTGACCGGAGGTTTAATATCTTCGGAGTTTACAAAAATTCCGGGTGCGTCCGAAGTTCTTTGGGGCGGCTATGTGGTATATACGCCTCAGGCAAAAATTGAACTTTTAGATGTAGACCCTATGATTTTAAAAAACTTCGGCCTTGTGAGTGCTCAAACCGTAGAAGCCATGAACTTGGGAGCCGTTAATACGTTTTTAGCGGCTTCTTCCGCTCCGATTTCTGTAGTTTCTATTGCCGTAAGCGGAGCGGCCGGCCCTTCGAGTCTTGAAGGCCATCCGGCCGGAACTGTATATGTGTCTTCTGCTCTTTTTGATTCTAAAAACTTGAATTTTAAAATTCAAAACGGTTTAAAAAAAGTCGAAAAATCTTCTCTTTTATTTGATACTCATTTTTATAAATTTTCGGGTTCAAGGGATGAGGTGAGAGAACAAACTTTAAATAAAGCTTTTTTACATGTTCTATCATTGATAAAAAATTGATAATCATACACAAGTTATGAAAAAGATAAGACTTTATACAAGACAAGATATTCGTTCGTTAAAAGAAATTGAAGAATTAGGATGTTTTACAAATAAAATTTCTTATGTTAAAGAACAGTTTGATGATATGTCGGATTATATTTTAGATTGTTATAAATATTTTGTAAAGAAGCTTCTACGCGCGTTACAAAAGCTGAAAATGTAGAACTTCCGGTGTGGTGTTCAATAAGCAACGAAAATTGTCTTCATCCGATTGAAAATACTATTGTTTATGTTTTGGATGTACCTGAAGACGAAGTTATTTATTTTGACGGTACAAAATGGGATTATGTTTTAAATCACCATTATATTCCTTTGGATGAAGAGGATCATAAAAGTTACAAGGCTCATTTAAAAGAAAGAGGTTTTGATAACGGTTTTGAATTTTTACCGGGAAATATAAGGGAAATTTCCGCAAGAAGTTAAAATAATCATGGACAGTTGGACAAGAATTTTTGATATTGATGAATGGAATATTTTTAAAGTTCAGGCAAATATCTGGCAGATTAAAAAAGAATGGATAAAAACTATAGTGAATATCGGAGAACCTATTCCGTAATTTTTTTGTTTTAATATACATGAAAAAAAGAACGGCAGCTTCTATTAGAAACTGCCGTGATTTTAAGTGTTGAACTGAAATTATAAATATGGAATACTGTTTTTCGTAAGACTCCTCCAAGTCTTTTATTCGTAAGGAATAACCTCAGTTCTCCACAAAATCATAAAATGAATAGCAGTGTCCTCGTACTTTGTTCCCTTGTACACATCCAATATCGTAATCTTAACATCTTCTTGTTCCGGCAAAAAGCTTATATCGACAGTTTGAGGATGAGGCGTATCTTTTACGGTAAATTCCTTTTTCTTTCCGCTTTTAACACCCTCAACAGATATTTTTTTAATCCTTCCGTTTTCATCATAAAGCTTAGGGTTTGAAGCTGAAATATAACCGTTCATCAAGAGGATGTATTTATCATCACTATTTTTCCATGTTTTTATAACAAAGGATTCTCCTATACCCCAACCGTCTACTCCTTCTACCCAAGGAGTATCTTGGTTCATATCAGATAGGTTTTCTATCTTGTACTCTCTTTTTTCTTTTTTTGTTTCTTCAACAAGATGTGAATTTACATTTTCATAATTGAATAAAGGATACTCTCCTGTTCCTCCCATAGGAAATCTTGTAAAAAAATCTGATGCTTCTTCACCATTGAGTGCAGGCAACATGCCCAGGCCTATAACAGCGTCCTCATTTTCTCCCCAAGCTTTTTTTGCCAAGCCCGTTAAAAGCATAAACTTATTGCCTAAATATTCTTTTGATTCGGGATCAAGATTTGCATATAGGTCTTCAGGCATGTCCGCATTCAATTCGAATAGAGGAAAGCGGCCTACGTACTTTTTTTTTGTACTTGTAGATTTTTTTTACCTCTTGCTCTTTTGAATTATACCAGCTTATCTCAATCATGTTTCCTTTTGGAATCGATAAAATAAGCAACAGGAGGTCCATCCGTATATCCGAAGCCTGTTAAATCAAAGTTTTGCCCT containing:
- a CDS encoding polymer-forming cytoskeletal protein; translated protein: MKRNNKYKEKNVTVLGKETVFDGVMKFSESLQIEGKFIGAIDSQGSLHVSKSADCRVQYVKAASITVEGSVVGSLSAADKVDLKSGCSVKGDITAGKLRIADKVSFEGSVRMIKNTGVPEKNFFSIKSEQLKEQLSRQ
- a CDS encoding CinA family protein; translated protein: MIDFELVKKVFFVLKERDIKLITCESLTGGLISSEFTKIPGASEVLWGGYVVYTPQAKIELLDVDPMILKNFGLVSAQTVEAMNLGAVNTFLAASSAPISVVSIAVSGAAGPSSLEGHPAGTVYVSSALFDSKNLNFKIQNGLKKVEKSSLLFDTHFYKFSGSRDEVREQTLNKAFLHVLSLIKN
- a CDS encoding DUF3841 domain-containing protein produces the protein MDSWTRIFDIDEWNIFKVQANIWQIKKEWIKTIVNIGEPIP